In one window of Microtus pennsylvanicus isolate mMicPen1 chromosome 2, mMicPen1.hap1, whole genome shotgun sequence DNA:
- the LOC142843581 gene encoding uncharacterized protein LOC142843581 — MERLRPLPHPPPAWPPPAFPARPSRRLRQSYGSPGPERGDLAPSRSGEQTLLRLRARLAASLPGSGRPIDRGTPGGSTHGRFSSERLLQAAPPHFAEACPAPPRGSSLRRPRPTPSLAPSSFPSPSRTPSAPAPGRARRSTAPLTSQAPPTPADPSRKLPPGLPSVGCSPSDLLTRTTYPQSLAGHTMPSPPHGSHLQNQRHEDNAGICHSLE, encoded by the exons ATGGAGCGACTGCGACCTTTACCTCATCCTCCTCCGGCCTGGCCGCCGCCGGCCTTTCCGGCTCGCCCATCGCGCCGACTCCGCCAGAGCTACGGAAGCCCAGGGCCTGAGCGCGGCGACTTAGCTCCGAGCCGGAGCGGAGAGCAGACACTTCTCCGGCTCCGGGCCCGCCTAGCCGCGTCGCTCCCGGGTTCTGGCCGGCCCATTGACCGGGGGACTCCGGGAGGCTCCACCCACGGCCGCTTCTCCTCCGAGAGGCTCCTCCAAGCGGCCCCGCCCCACTTTGCAGAGGCTTGCCCCGCCCCTCCGAGAGGCTCCTCCCTCAGGCGGCCCCGCCCCACTCCGTCTTTAGCCCCCTCCAGCTTCCCTTCACCGAGCAGGACTCCCTCGGCGCCTGCTCCCGGGAGAGCTCGGCGCTCCACCGCGCCCCTGACGTCAcaggccccgcccacccctgcGGACCCAAGCCGGAAGCTCCCGCCCGGCCTGCCGAGTGTCGGCTGCAGTCCGTCTGACCTGCTCACCCGGACCACCTATCCACAGTCCCTCGCCGGCCACACG ATGCCTTCACCACCCCATGGCTCACATCTACAAAATCAGCGTCATGAGGACAATGCAGGGATCTGCCACAGCCTCGAATAG